The DNA sequence TGCTCCCGCCGTGGCGGGTGGCGGCCTGAACGGCATGCAGATCGCCGCCATGGTCATCGCCGTGGCTGCCGGATCCGTGGTGGTATCCCACGTCAACGACTCAGGGTTCTGGCTGGTGGGCCGCTTCTTCGGTATGGACGTCAAGACCACCCTGAAGACCTGGACCGTCATGGAAACCCTCATCGGCGTGATGGGCTTCGCCGTCGCCGCCGTCATCTTCCTGGTGGCCGGCGCGGTGGGCTGATTTTTCACTAATGAATAGCGCCAACTTCCGTTTTGCCCCCCAGACCGGAAGTTGGCGCTACGTGTTTTGCCTGCTGTCTATGACGAGGGATGGGCCGTCAGCCAGCCTTGTTCCAACTCCCTACAGCGTCGACTAGCCCGTGATCGTGATGTAGTCGCCGGTGAAGCCAGCGAAGTGCAGCGTGTAGGTGAAGCTGCTGAGCGTGATGGTATTCCCGAGCAGTTCCTTGGTCCAGTTGCCGTTGGGGCAGGTCGCTTTGGCTATGAAGTCTTCCGCCGTCGGGACGGGCCCCGAAGTCAGCTCTGGGACGGTGAGCCTGCCATTCTTGGGCGAGAGGCTCCCGGTGGACGTCGGCGCTGTGGTGACCTGGGACTTGACCTCGACGATCTGGCCGCCGTGGTTCCGGCATTGGACCGTGGCCGTGTACGTCGCGGTCAAGGTTGCTGTGGCGTTGGAATTTCCGACGCCCGCCAATTCGAACCCGGAGCAGGTGACGAGTTCGGTTGTCGGGTTGACGCTACAACCGATACTTCCCGTCTGAAGATGCGTGCCCGTCGGGGCGGCAGCGGGATTGATGGTGGTAGCGGCCTGTGCCGCAGTCATGCCTGTGGCAAGGGCGAAGAACAGTGCCGCAATCAGAATAAAGACGCGGTGGAGTGATAGCTTCATTTTCTGACTTTCTGAAATGCCTTGGGGCATGAATGCCGAAGGCGTAAATGACAGGAATTCCCGGAGGTGACTTCCGCCGCCTCAGTGTGCCCTTTCGGAAGCTTTTTGGCCCCCAAGGCCACCCGGCCACAGCACCAAAATCAAGCTGCGCCTTTCAAACCGGGCGAGCGACCAGCAGATCCCTGGCCTGTGCTGTCGTCGCCGCTGAAAAAATTAGGCTGAGTTCGGAGAATTTGTCCTACTGATGGATCGGATTCCTTTAGCGCAAGTCATGCAGTTGCGAATCCGCCAATCCCAGCTGGTGGCGGTGTGTATGCGTTATGCATACGACACTGAGGCCTTTGTGGCATTTCCTCCCGGCGGGAAGATCATACGTCCACGGGACGCGCCGGGACAGATCGCGATCTTAAATAGGGGGAGTCCTGGAGGGGAGTTAGGTAGCCGTTTTACCTTGGCCATCCAGTTACTTTCAACGGAGATAGGAGGCCGTGGTCGAGGTCTGCCAGGAGGGTCCAAGCCGCGCGCCGGTCGCGATGCCGGCGCTGCTGCCCCACACCGTACCGGGCCTCGTGGGTTCCTGGACGGGAACACCGGCCGCCCCGCCGTCGTTGTGCCCCTTGGTGTGCCATGCCGGTGCGCCACCCGCCGACCAAAGGACACCCCTTGACGACTCCCCGCACGATCGTGATCACCGGCGCCAGCGACGGCATTGGAGCGGCAGCCGCAAGGACGCTGGCCCAGACAGGGGACCAGGTGGTCGTCGTCGGCCGTTCCGCCGGCAAGACCCGCGCCCTGGCCGGGGACATCGGTGCCGACCACTACCTGGCCGACTTCGCCGACCTCGCACAGGTCCGTGACCTCGCGGAGAAACTGAAGGCAAACTACCCGCGCATCGATGTCCTGGCCAACAACGCCGGCGGGATCATGGGCAAGCGGACGCTTACCGTGGACGGCAACGAGACGACGTTCCAGGTCAACCACCTGGCACCGTTCGTGCTCACCACCCTCCTGATGGACACGCTCACCGCCAGCGGCGCCAAGGTGATCAACACCTCCAGCGCCGCCAACAACTTCGGCAAGCTGGACCTCTTCGACCTCAACGCCGAGTACGGGTACAGCACCAACCGCGCCTACGGCACGGGCAAGCTCGCCAACATCCTGTTCACCTCCGAGCTGCACAGGCGCTTCCATGACCAGGGGATTACGACGGCGGCATTCCACCCGGGCGTGGTCCGCACCAACTTCGCGGCGGAGTCCGGAAGCCCGTGGCGGCATGCCTACACCACCCTGCTGAACCGCTTCATGCTCAGCCCGGACCAGGGCGCCGACACGATGCTTTGGCTCATCAACGGCACAGCGGGCATGGACTGGATTTCTGGGGCCTACTACGCCAAGCGCGCCCTGGCCAAGGCCAACGCCCAGGCCTACGACGCCGGACTGGCGCGCGGGCTGTGGGAGAAGAGCGAAGAGCTGGTCAAGGCCTTTGCCTGACCGCTGTGTCACTCACAGCCGACGCCGTCGTGGTCTGCATCGAGTCCGTAGATGTCGCGGCCGATGACCTGGACGGGGCCACGGACGTAAGCCGGCCCGTTGCCGCTTCCACCTGCGCAGTCAACGTCGGAGGCGATGGGAACGCAGCCTGAGTAGTTCGGGTCGCAGCCGGGGTTCGTTCCCGGAACGGGCTGGGGCGCAGGCGCGGGCGCTGGAGGTGCGGCGGCCCTGGCGGCGGCGTCTGCAGCGGCTTTGGCTGCAGCCGCGTCCTGGGCCGCCTTCGCCTCAGCCGCTTGCAGGGCTGCAGCCTCTGCTGCGGCCTTGTCCGCGGCATCCTTGTCCGCCGCGGCTTTGTCTGCGGCCGCCTTTTCAGCAGCAGCCTTCTCAGCTGCAGCTTTCGCTGCAGCTGCCTGTTCGGCTGCGGCCTTGTCGGCGGCCGCTTTCGCTGCAGCGGCCGCAGCCACTTTGTCGGAGACGCGCTTGGCCACGGAGGCCTCCAGCCACACCAGCCTGCCTGACTCGTCCTTGGTGCACACATAGCTGCTTCCGCCAGAGACCTGCCGGGCGTCGATGGCCGTGCACGGGGTGTCCGCAATGGGCTTCGCGGCAGGTGTGGCCGTGGCGGATTCGGTGGCGGGGCGGGCAGCAACGGACAGCGAGGCCTGTGTGGAGCAGCCGGTCAGCAGGAGGAGCACGGCGGCCGCGGCCCCCGCGCGCAATATCGGTTGCCGGGGCCCTGCCGCGGCAGGCGTCCCGTCCCCGCGGTACGCGCGAAAAGGCAAAGAAAAGTGTCGACTGGCAGGCATGTTTCCCCCAATGGCGTGCGCTGGATGCGATGGCACGGCCAGCGTAGCTTCGTCCATCGGGGGGGAAGAGCGGTTAAGCGGAAATCTTGAGTTTTAAGCGGCAGGAGCGCTGCCCGGCTTATCCCGGACAGCGCTCCTGCCGTTCCTGCTCTGCAGCAGTGGGGTTATGTCATTGCCCTGCCGGGTGCCCGTTGTGGGTGATCGAGGCGACGGCTCCGGTCTGTTCGTTGAGCAGGACCTTGTCGTTGCGCTCATGATGGAAGTTGAACATTGCCTCCATCGACCCGGCGGCCGCATCGGCGGAGGCGTCGCCGATCTGGCCGGTGTGCCAGTTGTCCTCGATGAACTTCAGGATCGAGGCCTGGTCGGTTTCGGTGTGGTCAACGAAGTTCTTCTTCGCGAAGGGGGAGATGACCACCAGCGGCTGGCGGGGGCCGGGTCCGCAGCGGTCGGCGTAGCCGCCGGCCACGGGGACGCCCTTCGCTGCGGCGTCCTGGCACCATGCGGCGTCGTCGGTGCCGGTGGAGGCGTTCTTGGGCTGCGCGGCGGCGTGGTCGTACCAGCCGTCGGAGTCGTCATAGGCGAGGACGACGGCGGTGTTGTCCCAGTTCTTGGACTGCTGGATCTGGTTGACGGTTTTGGCGATGAAGTTCTGCTCGTCAACCGGATCCGAGTAGGCGGCATGGCCGTCCTGGAACATGCCCGCTTTCAGGAAGGAGACGGCTGGCATGTTATCGCTGTCCACCACCTTGCTGAAATCGGTCAGGTCGTACTGGTGGTTGGCCTGGCCGTCGTGTCCGATTTCGGCGTCCGAGGCCGGGGCCAGGTGGTGCGGGTTGGCGGTGGAGGCGTAGTACTGGAAGGGCTGGTGGTGCGGGGAGTAGTCCACCACGGAGGCGCCGGCGGCGTTGGTGTGGCTGGCAAGGCAGGATGCGGGTGTGCCATCGGCAGCCGCGGTGGTGGGGGCGAAGCCGCCCTGGAACCAGCCCCAGGAAGTGCCCTGGGCGTTGAGCAGATCGCCAATGTTCCTGCCGGTCATGCCGGCAAGGTTGTTGGTCTTTGCGTGGCTGTTGTTGGAGCAGTCATCGTAGACCGGGTCGGGGTCGTTGA is a window from the Arthrobacter sp. NicSoilC5 genome containing:
- a CDS encoding alkaline phosphatase family protein, with amino-acid sequence MPFTAPRFTRNRVAAATGAAVLAASAVTAGLVGVSAGPATAAGTQDATATPIKHVVVLFQENVSFDHYFATYPKAANTPGETLQGSGSPAGSFTAADDTPKDINTLANAGLLAPNNPNSVQPARLSPMQAVTCDQDHGYKAEQNAYNGGLMDKFVQFTSRDACGTNQYGRPGLTMDYYDGNTVTGIWNYAQNYAMSDNHFSTVFGPSTPGALNLISGQTHGAKEYTAAGQPVATPATGSSAVRQPDANGVGTVINDPDPVYDDCSNNSHAKTNNLAGMTGRNIGDLLNAQGTSWGWFQGGFAPTTAAADGTPASCLASHTNAAGASVVDYSPHHQPFQYYASTANPHHLAPASDAEIGHDGQANHQYDLTDFSKVVDSDNMPAVSFLKAGMFQDGHAAYSDPVDEQNFIAKTVNQIQQSKNWDNTAVVLAYDDSDGWYDHAAAQPKNASTGTDDAAWCQDAAAKGVPVAGGYADRCGPGPRQPLVVISPFAKKNFVDHTETDQASILKFIEDNWHTGQIGDASADAAAGSMEAMFNFHHERNDKVLLNEQTGAVASITHNGHPAGQ
- a CDS encoding SDR family NAD(P)-dependent oxidoreductase, with protein sequence MTTPRTIVITGASDGIGAAAARTLAQTGDQVVVVGRSAGKTRALAGDIGADHYLADFADLAQVRDLAEKLKANYPRIDVLANNAGGIMGKRTLTVDGNETTFQVNHLAPFVLTTLLMDTLTASGAKVINTSSAANNFGKLDLFDLNAEYGYSTNRAYGTGKLANILFTSELHRRFHDQGITTAAFHPGVVRTNFAAESGSPWRHAYTTLLNRFMLSPDQGADTMLWLINGTAGMDWISGAYYAKRALAKANAQAYDAGLARGLWEKSEELVKAFA